The bacterium genomic sequence ACTGAACGCGCAACTCGCAGATGCTTATGACGGTCGTGGCACCGCATATCGGCATAAAGGACTGTATGTTTTGGCAATCGCTGACCATAATCGAGCGCTGGAAATTAATTCCCACTGCGTTACCGCATATTATCATAAAGCGTTATCGTGCGAAAAAATGGGACAGCGAATTGAAGCGTTATTTGCATATCAAGCGTTCATTCAATTTGCCCCTGAATATCTGATTGACCAGATTAATTATGCGAAACAACGCATTACTGAATTACAGCAAGCAGAAACCCTATAACTTTATTTTTTAATCGAAAGGAGAAAACAAACTATGCAACCATCAAAACTATTCATCGTAACGATACGGATGCTAGTACTCCGCTCATTAAGTAGTAGCGCAGGATTAACTGATATTGCCTATTCACCATTCACGATGAACCGTTCTGGGTCGTATATCCTAGTTGGTGATATTACCGTAGCGCAAAACTAGTATGGAATATACATCCAAAGTAGTAATGTAACGATTGATTTAAATGGTCATACCCTTTTGGGTGCTGGAACTTCTACCGGTTCGATGGGTAGCGGAATTTATGCGACTTCTACATCACATAATATTACAGTTAAAAATGGAACGGTGTGCGATTTTTATAGTCAAGGGGTTCAGTTATGGGGCAGCAATAACCGAGTTATCCACGTTAATGCTATTAGAAATGGAAATATCGGTTTAAACACTAAAGATAATAGCACGATTATCGAGTGTATTGCTGCAGAAAATGGGTCGTATGGATTTTATATCGGATATAATTGTACCCTGCGAGGAAATAATGCGTTTCAAAATAAAAATCACGGGATTAACACCGATAGCTGTTGCACGATAATCAACAACACGTCTTCTGATAATCAGGTTCACGGGATCCTTGCTGGGATAGGGTCAGTGGTTATTGGAAATACCGTTTCCAATAATTCCGGCACTGGAATACTTGCTAGGAGCGGCAGTACCGTTATCAATAATAGCGCCTATCGAAACAACAAGTATGGGATTTATGCTGAATATTACGGCAACGTAATCGGGAACAATACTTATAATAATGGTAAATCTGGTATTTATGTTGGTTCCGGAAGCGCAGCAATTAATAATGTCAGTAATAACAATACGAATCACGGAATTTATGCTGTTGTTCATTGTATGATTGTAGGGAATATGTGTCATCAAGGGGTTATCAACCACAGTTGGTGCAGGAATTTATATTGGTAACTACGATTGTGTGATTGAAGATAATGTTTGTATAGGAAACGATTATGGATTACAAATTAGTTTTTCTGGAAACTACTATGCACGGAATAAATTTTCTGCTAATACCACGAACTTAAGTGTTGCTGCCGGAAATACCGCTGGTACTGACGATAATGGTAACATTTCATTCTATTACAACTCATTCTATTACAACAATCAACTGATAGAACTGCAACTCGTGGGAATCCAGTTATTGCCGATCAACCGTGTATGTGAATATCCTCGGAAACAAATGCTCCGCTGGTAGTTTTTTATATTTAACCTAGTAATAAACTATTCTGCGGAGCGTAAGCCCACAGGTTAAGGATTAAACTGTGGTAAATGCTTCACAAATCAAAATTTTTTGCAAGAAAGGAACTGAAATGACTACTTCTGAAGAAAAACCGAATGAACAAACAGAGAAACTTATCGCTGATCTGACCGAGCTGATTGCGGAGAATCCCGCGAATACTGCTGCATATATCCAACGGGGTGTAGCGTTCACTAAATGCAGTAAATATCGCGAAGCGCTCGATGATTTTAATCACGCTATTGAGCTAACCCCGGAATCGGCTACAATTTTAAATCCTGCATTATCTGCTGTACATACAATGCTTGGATTAGATTACGCACAGGAAAATAAGTTTGAATTAGCCATTACGGAATACACGAAAGCGATTGTCATTAATCCGCAGTCGGTTGAAGCGTATCTCAATCGTGGCGTGGCGTTGCTGTATCAAGAAGATTATGACTCTGCAATTGCTGATTTCAGCAAAACAATTGAATTGAATCCCGAATCTACAACTGGATATTTCCATCGGGCTACTGCCTACGTTATTCAGGAACAATATCCGAATGCTATCGCTGACTATACCAAAGTCATAGAACTTGATATTGCTAATGCAGAAGCATATTTCGAACGCGGTATCGCATATACAAGATGCAACCAACTAGATAACGCGATTGCGGATTTTACGCAATTCATTCAATTGCTGCCTAACGATGTGCGCGGATATATGAATCGCGGAATTGCCTATTCAAATTGTGGCGAGTACTCGCGAGCGTTAGCGGATTTAAACCATGCGCTCTCGCTTGACCCGAACCTAGCGGAATACATCAAACCCGGCATTGCGGCGATGCATACACTCCGTGCAATACATTATGAGAAAACCGGAGATGTAGAATCCGCTATTTCTGAATTGAACCTTGCGCTTCAATTCAGCCCCGAAATCGCTCAAGCATATCTCAATAAAGCGGTTTTATTAGATAAACACGGCAGAACA encodes the following:
- a CDS encoding right-handed parallel beta-helix repeat-containing protein, whose amino-acid sequence is MQSSNVTIDLNGHTLLGAGTSTGSMGSGIYATSTSHNITVKNGTVCDFYSQGVQLWGSNNRVIHVNAIRNGNIGLNTKDNSTIIECIAAENGSYGFYIGYNCTLRGNNAFQNKNHGINTDSCCTIINNTSSDNQVHGILAGIGSVVIGNTVSNNSGTGILARSGSTVINNSAYRNNKYGIYAEYYGNVIGNNTYNNGKSGIYVGSGSAAINNVSNNNTNHGIYAVVHCMIVGNMCHQGVINHSWCRNLYW
- a CDS encoding tetratricopeptide repeat protein, whose protein sequence is MTTSEEKPNEQTEKLIADLTELIAENPANTAAYIQRGVAFTKCSKYREALDDFNHAIELTPESATILNPALSAVHTMLGLDYAQENKFELAITEYTKAIVINPQSVEAYLNRGVALLYQEDYDSAIADFSKTIELNPESTTGYFHRATAYVIQEQYPNAIADYTKVIELDIANAEAYFERGIAYTRCNQLDNAIADFTQFIQLLPNDVRGYMNRGIAYSNCGEYSRALADLNHALSLDPNLAEYIKPGIAAMHTLRAIHYEKTGDVESAISELNLALQFSPEIAQAYLNKAVLLDKHGRTSDAITAYQDFLAHADKQHTDLIEFATQRINELKQIQ